One Kitasatospora sp. NBC_01266 genomic window carries:
- a CDS encoding NTF2-like N-terminal transpeptidase domain-containing protein, translating to MDAEDEQPGGWPWWRQSAEHEEPDVDPDVDPDVDQEVGQDGLFGAELDEEAGDELGARRPGARRVVLIASGVLFAGLLAVGGFAADNLVSAVLGGSSDPSHDAVSTSPPDAAQASATAQAFLAAWAGGDLSAAGALTDQPDAATAQLAEFKQKLAYTSLALAAGGQAVDAKATAGDATVGFKVTVSFAAASGNPWTYQSGLGVRQAGGGKALVHWDPSVINPLLTASDSIELRAAAAQPAAPVDRKGRSLDGFPSLVPLLAALRPPGAGGGPADPASANGQASANGQAVVVTDGSGGNVQQL from the coding sequence ATGGATGCCGAGGACGAGCAGCCGGGCGGATGGCCGTGGTGGCGGCAGTCGGCCGAGCACGAGGAGCCGGACGTCGACCCGGACGTCGACCCGGACGTCGACCAGGAGGTAGGCCAGGACGGGTTGTTCGGCGCTGAGCTGGACGAGGAAGCCGGGGACGAGCTCGGCGCCCGGCGTCCGGGGGCACGTCGGGTGGTACTGATCGCCAGCGGAGTGCTCTTCGCCGGGCTGCTCGCCGTCGGCGGCTTCGCGGCCGACAACCTCGTCTCCGCGGTGCTGGGCGGGTCCTCCGATCCCTCGCACGACGCGGTGTCGACCTCGCCACCGGACGCGGCCCAGGCCTCGGCCACCGCCCAGGCGTTCCTGGCTGCCTGGGCCGGCGGCGACCTGTCGGCGGCGGGCGCGTTGACCGACCAGCCGGACGCGGCGACCGCCCAACTGGCCGAGTTCAAACAGAAGCTGGCGTACACCTCGCTGGCGCTGGCAGCCGGCGGCCAGGCCGTCGACGCGAAGGCCACCGCCGGTGACGCGACGGTCGGGTTCAAGGTCACCGTCAGCTTCGCGGCCGCGAGCGGGAACCCGTGGACGTACCAGAGCGGGCTGGGCGTGCGGCAGGCGGGCGGCGGGAAGGCGCTGGTGCACTGGGACCCCAGCGTCATCAATCCGCTGCTGACCGCGAGCGACTCGATCGAGCTGCGCGCGGCCGCCGCGCAGCCGGCGGCGCCGGTCGACCGCAAGGGGCGGTCGCTGGACGGCTTCCCCTCGCTCGTTCCGCTGCTCGCCGCGCTCCGGCCGCCGGGTGCCGGCGGCGGCCCTGCCGACCCGGCGAGCGCCAACGGGCAGGCGAGCGCGAACGGCCAGGCGGTGGTGGTCACTGACGGCAGTGGGGGCAACGTCCAGCAGCTGTAA
- a CDS encoding SigE family RNA polymerase sigma factor, with protein sequence MGEVPADFMEFAHARSGHLFRTACLLTGDWHLAEDLVQETLAKMYRSWRRIDQNGSPAAFAQTVLFRTFVSYRRRRSASEQPVEAVPEMAERAGEPELRIALLQGLARLAAKDRAVLVLRYWEDHSVEETARVLRVSPGAVRVRSLRALEKLRAVLGEELQDLVRSW encoded by the coding sequence GTGGGGGAAGTACCCGCGGACTTCATGGAGTTCGCACACGCACGCAGCGGGCACCTCTTCCGCACCGCCTGCCTGCTCACCGGTGACTGGCATCTGGCCGAGGACCTGGTCCAGGAGACGCTGGCCAAGATGTACCGGTCCTGGCGCCGGATCGACCAGAACGGATCGCCGGCCGCCTTCGCCCAGACCGTGCTGTTCCGTACCTTCGTCTCCTACCGTCGCAGGCGCAGCGCCAGTGAGCAGCCGGTCGAAGCGGTGCCGGAGATGGCGGAGCGGGCGGGTGAGCCGGAGTTGCGGATCGCGTTGCTGCAGGGGTTGGCCCGGCTGGCGGCCAAGGACCGGGCGGTACTGGTGCTGCGCTACTGGGAGGACCACTCGGTGGAGGAGACGGCCCGGGTGCTGCGGGTGTCGCCGGGCGCGGTGCGGGTGCGCAGCCTGCGGGCGTTGGAGAAGCTGCGGGCCGTGCTCGGCGAGGAGCTCCAGGACTTGGTGAGGTCGTGGTGA
- a CDS encoding CDP-alcohol phosphatidyltransferase family protein has protein sequence MTRVQLEELRGVVHPPGKLDSRAEHWAGRLYMRSVSLRVTRLLLNTRWSPNQITGVMVVAGVLSGAALLIPGLAGALLCVLFMQLYLLLDCVDGEVARWRLQFSPLGVYLDRLGAYLADAAVMIGMGCRASSLGLSPYLVAGLAAAIGVLLLKASSDLVHVARSDSGLAKATDQSVVPRSSGLARLRRLASAVGIHRLSNGIECTLLLLVAAVVDMTLGHLTATKVAVTAVTAIVWVLVPAHIVSIVASSRLK, from the coding sequence ATGACCAGGGTTCAACTCGAAGAACTGCGCGGTGTGGTCCACCCGCCCGGCAAGCTCGACAGCAGGGCGGAGCACTGGGCCGGGCGCCTCTACATGCGCTCCGTCTCGCTGCGGGTGACCCGTCTGCTGCTCAACACCCGCTGGTCGCCCAACCAGATCACCGGTGTCATGGTGGTCGCGGGCGTGCTCTCCGGGGCCGCGCTGCTGATTCCCGGACTGGCCGGGGCCCTGCTCTGCGTCCTGTTCATGCAGCTCTATCTGCTCCTCGACTGCGTGGACGGGGAAGTCGCCCGCTGGCGCCTTCAGTTCAGCCCGCTCGGGGTCTACCTGGACCGCCTCGGCGCGTATCTCGCGGACGCCGCCGTCATGATCGGCATGGGGTGCCGGGCCTCCTCGCTCGGGCTGTCGCCCTACCTGGTGGCCGGTCTGGCCGCGGCCATCGGCGTCCTGCTGCTGAAGGCCTCCTCCGACCTGGTCCACGTGGCGCGGTCGGACAGCGGGCTGGCGAAGGCCACCGACCAGTCGGTCGTGCCACGTTCCTCCGGCCTCGCCCGCCTCCGCCGCCTGGCCTCCGCCGTGGGCATTCACCGGCTGAGCAACGGAATCGAGTGCACGCTGCTGCTGCTCGTCGCGGCAGTGGTCGACATGACACTCGGCCACCTGACCGCCACCAAGGTCGCGGTCACCGCCGTCACGGCGATCGTGTGGGTCCTCGTGCCGGCGCACATCGTCTCGATCGTCGCCTCGTCACGGCTGAAGTGA
- a CDS encoding alpha/beta hydrolase family protein, whose product MTTTPFTGWQGMPRRRMLGAALAAGAAVPLAAVVAAGPAWADPGAPAAPAAPGAPAPAPTRLTLPVPTGPHPVGTVQLHLVDRSRPDAIAGPGHFRELMATVWYPARDVERYPVAPWMPAGVLKAFLADAGFSSLVDLAPVTSGHVGAPVRRSGRRLPVLVYSHGAHSHQGDHTVMVQELASHGYAVVTVAHTYDTYTEFPDGRIDVPSGDPKAPTAPRDFAADLRFLLDCVEQLAAGCNPDVDRRELPAGLLGGLDPHRMGAFGWSKGGSAAACATLEDERIRAGLSLDGPMQMNPPLTGELDRPFMMMTAVFTRAQDPAAAQFWSLLRGWRLNIQAQGAVHVSYGDDEALFPQVAKLFGWSGQQLQDTIGTLDPDQAVKIQQAYPPAFFDEHLRGHRRGHLLDGPSPAFPAVTFLP is encoded by the coding sequence GTGACCACCACGCCGTTCACCGGCTGGCAGGGCATGCCGCGCCGCCGCATGCTGGGAGCCGCGCTGGCCGCCGGGGCCGCCGTGCCGCTTGCCGCCGTCGTCGCCGCCGGCCCCGCGTGGGCGGACCCGGGCGCGCCGGCCGCTCCGGCCGCTCCGGGCGCGCCCGCCCCCGCCCCGACGCGGCTCACGCTGCCCGTGCCCACCGGACCGCACCCGGTGGGCACGGTCCAGCTGCACCTCGTCGACCGGTCGCGCCCGGACGCCATCGCGGGCCCCGGGCACTTCCGCGAGCTGATGGCCACCGTCTGGTACCCCGCCCGGGACGTCGAGCGGTACCCGGTGGCGCCGTGGATGCCGGCCGGCGTGCTGAAGGCGTTCCTCGCCGACGCGGGGTTCAGCTCCCTGGTCGACCTGGCGCCGGTCACCTCCGGTCACGTGGGCGCTCCCGTGCGGCGGTCGGGCCGGCGGCTGCCCGTCCTCGTGTACTCGCACGGCGCGCACAGCCACCAGGGCGACCACACGGTCATGGTCCAGGAGCTCGCCAGCCACGGCTACGCGGTCGTGACGGTGGCCCACACCTACGACACCTACACGGAGTTCCCCGACGGCCGGATCGACGTCCCGAGCGGCGACCCGAAGGCGCCCACCGCACCGAGGGACTTCGCCGCAGACCTCCGCTTCCTCCTCGACTGCGTCGAGCAGCTCGCCGCCGGGTGCAATCCGGACGTCGACCGCCGGGAGCTGCCGGCCGGGCTGCTCGGCGGCCTCGACCCCCACCGCATGGGCGCGTTCGGCTGGTCGAAGGGCGGGTCCGCCGCCGCCTGCGCGACGCTCGAGGACGAGCGCATCCGGGCCGGACTGAGCCTCGACGGCCCGATGCAGATGAACCCGCCGCTGACCGGAGAGCTGGATCGGCCGTTCATGATGATGACCGCCGTGTTCACCCGGGCCCAGGATCCGGCCGCCGCCCAGTTCTGGTCGCTCCTGCGGGGCTGGCGGCTGAACATCCAGGCCCAGGGCGCCGTCCACGTGTCGTACGGCGACGACGAGGCGCTGTTCCCGCAGGTGGCCAAGCTGTTCGGCTGGAGCGGGCAGCAGCTCCAGGACACGATCGGCACCCTCGATCCCGACCAGGCGGTGAAGATCCAGCAGGCGTACCCGCCCGCGTTCTTCGACGAGCACCTGCGTGGCCACCGTCGGGGGCACCTGCTCGACGGCCCTTCCCCGGCCTTCCCGGCGGTGACGTTCCTCCCGTGA
- a CDS encoding glycosyltransferase — protein sequence MRILALSHVPAYGSGSGIYAAQVAGMLARHGHETALLTPAHSPYDVPEGVRLNWIGTPGHVGRWTFATPFPSFSGHRESTLTYDDLTPGEIASYLAVARTAVNDVAAEFRPDVIHVNHAFLLAMVVAEAARWPSVVVSHGSEFMRPMNGHLQALRQRALDGAGVLAAVSAASRDELADHTGRAPSAIALVPPGYDPEIFRPTSVDRSAVLSRLGMDPLRPCAAYLGRLVQYKRVGDLLRAVAAIPVHLRPDVLIMGDGPERGKLEELAAALGLGRIRFHAATRDPGRVAEVMNAVDAVVIPSEDDPFPMAGIEAMACGTPVITSDRCGTAELAASGPGASYRTGDVDALADLLREACAEDWKHARGMLGPAAVREFTWRHATDMLTALYERAAGGVGN from the coding sequence ATGAGAATCCTTGCGCTGAGCCACGTCCCCGCCTATGGCTCGGGAAGCGGCATCTACGCCGCGCAGGTGGCAGGGATGCTGGCCCGGCACGGCCACGAAACAGCCCTGCTGACACCGGCGCACTCTCCCTACGACGTTCCTGAGGGCGTCCGGCTCAACTGGATCGGCACGCCCGGGCATGTCGGCCGGTGGACGTTCGCGACTCCGTTCCCCAGCTTCTCCGGGCACCGTGAGAGCACTCTCACGTACGACGACCTGACCCCGGGCGAGATTGCCAGTTATCTGGCCGTCGCAAGGACGGCCGTCAATGACGTGGCAGCGGAGTTCAGGCCGGATGTGATACACGTCAATCACGCGTTTCTGCTCGCCATGGTCGTCGCCGAGGCCGCCCGCTGGCCTTCGGTCGTGGTGTCCCACGGAAGCGAGTTCATGCGTCCGATGAACGGCCACCTGCAAGCGCTGCGGCAGCGGGCGCTGGACGGAGCCGGCGTCCTGGCCGCCGTCAGCGCCGCGAGCCGGGACGAACTGGCCGACCATACCGGCCGGGCACCGTCGGCGATTGCGCTGGTGCCGCCTGGATACGACCCGGAGATCTTCAGGCCGACCAGCGTCGACCGCTCGGCGGTACTGAGCCGACTGGGCATGGATCCACTGCGGCCGTGTGCCGCGTATCTCGGGCGGCTCGTCCAGTACAAGCGCGTCGGTGACCTCCTGCGGGCGGTGGCCGCCATTCCCGTTCACCTCCGCCCGGATGTCCTGATCATGGGAGACGGACCAGAGCGCGGGAAACTGGAGGAGCTCGCTGCAGCCCTGGGGCTGGGACGCATCAGGTTCCACGCGGCGACGCGCGATCCCGGACGCGTCGCCGAGGTCATGAATGCCGTGGATGCAGTGGTAATTCCGAGCGAAGACGATCCCTTTCCGATGGCCGGCATAGAGGCCATGGCCTGCGGCACGCCCGTCATTACGAGCGATCGGTGCGGGACAGCGGAGCTTGCCGCGAGCGGTCCTGGCGCGAGCTATCGGACCGGAGATGTCGACGCACTGGCCGATCTGCTGCGTGAGGCGTGCGCCGAGGACTGGAAACATGCGCGCGGCATGCTCGGCCCGGCGGCTGTCCGAGAATTCACCTGGCGTCATGCAACAGACATGCTGACCGCGCTCTACGAGCGCGCCGCCGGAGGGGTTGGCAATTGA
- the aepX gene encoding phosphoenolpyruvate mutase, with amino-acid sequence MITRSITNDQRRGLLKGLLRGEQCIRVMETHNPISAMIAENACVIDGNGQPVEFDAFWSSSLTDSSSRGLPDIEVLSPRARLAGIDDAFSVTSKPLMMDADTGGPREHFELWVRDIERHGVSALIIEDKSGLKQNSLLGASSRQRLADVGEFCEKIGAGKAAQATDDFQIFARLESLILGHGIDDALMRADAYLDAGSDGIMIHSRRHDGAEVLEFTSRFRDRHPEVPLIAVPTAYPGLRVDELAEAGVNVVIYANHMLRASLKAMQEVCETILRHGRALEAEEFCAGLEDILHFDPPLPVDRAGRLTT; translated from the coding sequence TTGATTACTCGGTCGATAACAAACGACCAGAGGCGCGGTCTGCTCAAGGGCCTACTGCGCGGGGAGCAGTGCATACGCGTCATGGAGACCCACAACCCGATCTCCGCGATGATCGCGGAGAACGCATGCGTGATCGACGGGAACGGGCAGCCGGTTGAGTTCGATGCGTTCTGGTCGAGTTCACTCACTGATTCGAGCTCGCGCGGACTGCCGGACATCGAGGTCCTGTCTCCGCGAGCCCGCCTGGCCGGCATCGACGATGCGTTCTCGGTGACCTCGAAGCCACTGATGATGGACGCCGACACCGGCGGTCCGAGAGAGCATTTCGAGTTGTGGGTGCGCGACATCGAACGGCACGGTGTCTCGGCATTGATAATCGAGGACAAGAGCGGTCTCAAGCAGAATTCTCTCCTCGGCGCGTCGAGCCGTCAGCGGCTCGCCGACGTCGGCGAGTTCTGCGAGAAGATCGGCGCCGGCAAAGCCGCTCAGGCCACCGACGACTTCCAGATTTTCGCGCGGCTGGAGAGCCTGATCCTCGGCCATGGCATCGACGACGCGCTCATGCGCGCCGATGCCTATCTGGATGCCGGCTCGGACGGGATCATGATCCACAGTCGCAGGCACGACGGTGCGGAAGTACTCGAGTTCACGTCGCGGTTCCGCGACCGGCACCCCGAGGTGCCGCTGATCGCGGTCCCGACGGCCTACCCCGGGCTGCGCGTCGATGAGCTGGCCGAAGCCGGCGTCAACGTCGTCATCTACGCGAACCACATGCTTCGCGCGTCCCTGAAGGCCATGCAGGAGGTCTGCGAGACGATCCTGCGACACGGGCGCGCCTTGGAGGCCGAGGAGTTCTGCGCCGGACTGGAAGACATCCTCCACTTTGATCCGCCCTTGCCCGTCGATCGTGCCGGCCGGCTCACGACCTAG
- a CDS encoding TauD/TfdA family dioxygenase — translation MKALSGDLPEFMGTLTVGGLREAMRADGFATFACPDEGAVVDIAQQYGTVMMHRDSDDRGVTPIRETPGRDPARDIGLTTAELLPHTDRPAIAEPPRVLLLWCQDAGAEGGEAVVVRASDVVRHLGERDAGALRALCDPEAVIFRTGGDQFVSPVFKVEDGIVTEVRLRFDPFVHFSCAAARALPSLESALSDVALTFTLRPGTGYALRNDIWLHGRAAYAGPREMSRVMIAS, via the coding sequence ATGAAAGCTTTGTCGGGGGACCTGCCTGAGTTCATGGGAACGCTTACGGTCGGCGGGCTGAGAGAGGCCATGCGAGCCGACGGCTTCGCCACGTTCGCCTGTCCGGACGAGGGGGCGGTTGTCGACATCGCGCAGCAGTACGGCACCGTCATGATGCACCGGGACAGCGATGACCGGGGCGTCACGCCGATCCGGGAGACCCCTGGACGCGATCCGGCGCGTGACATCGGGCTCACGACAGCGGAGCTCCTCCCCCATACCGACCGCCCCGCGATTGCGGAACCTCCCCGCGTCCTGCTGCTGTGGTGCCAGGACGCGGGGGCCGAGGGCGGCGAGGCGGTGGTCGTGCGCGCGTCGGACGTCGTACGGCACTTGGGCGAGCGGGACGCGGGCGCCCTGAGGGCGCTGTGCGATCCGGAGGCGGTGATCTTCCGGACCGGCGGCGATCAGTTCGTCAGTCCGGTGTTCAAGGTCGAGGACGGCATCGTGACGGAAGTGCGGCTCCGGTTCGACCCCTTTGTGCACTTCTCCTGCGCCGCGGCCCGCGCCCTGCCGTCGCTGGAGTCCGCCCTTAGCGACGTCGCCCTGACGTTCACCCTGCGGCCGGGAACGGGTTATGCGTTGCGCAACGACATCTGGCTCCACGGGCGGGCCGCTTACGCGGGTCCCCGTGAGATGTCGAGGGTGATGA